In Bombus affinis isolate iyBomAffi1 chromosome 8, iyBomAffi1.2, whole genome shotgun sequence, the following proteins share a genomic window:
- the LOC126919160 gene encoding bone morphogenetic protein receptor type-2 isoform X1 produces MKAIVSITLIVLLYGINSVPISAIRICASRKKNNENFLLKQNTPSVPEDLLNDSNVIHTGKDDNINFEKCTNFCHALWQEEKTANGTKIIILSQGCWKQSGEQKCETTECIALQRSTKALNNTKFCCCHGDYCNLNINSTNIFYSENNAHSSIPAEDNQPTTEYLEQSDSGKWIVIITSVLLCILLVIYIVAIMVYRVYHSNMIARLGKPLSYTDQFMDSTALRTGTYTVDHLKLTTIVGQGRYGSVWQGSMGDQDVAVKIFPSHYRNYFQNERDTYCLPFMEHPSLLSYYGVDERISMEGSVEYLLVLSFAPGGTLTDFLRTHTIDWATFCKMGLSMVKGLAYLHTDIHKSDKFKPCIAHRDINSRNILIKADGTCCICDLGLAVQISGSKYYSNGEAQHAEIKSINDVGTLRYMAPEILEGAVNLRDCESSLKQIDVYAMGLVLWELVSRCSDIYILGSEIPPYRQPYEKEIGLHPTFEQMQVLVSRNKARPLLEGNLVDRPGVRLIKETMEDCWDADAEARLTALCIEERLSELQSHRVTMHFTDGSPMVNSHCTLVPSTTNSLYSESSYHDNVHVTQLASHAVQDSSSNEGGIVENLVTLSPSESIVHEHSFKNSNEVAIYNHTQTLQPYQGRNPCMERNLMLQSDSLEDLGCNGNVLVDKSMKHACNDQYRIVSEAQGLVSHDYLSQHTTQLTQLRPATPIPYVQNVISDDGASSYGKRKQTNVHEVCPQDSPRKKLFGWSNFKKLLVNKKMYPYNKYQIDREDSKSNLLSKQNVQIKTVETNVTISPAGKYVNGIITKTPTFSPTLDKNDKNAIQIGKQKFDNDNTNTRPSTLPLVNLRNKKSENISRQESIDKFNEVFNVGSNVNVLKDPHMRIKTPGDLPPSVRKIRGRGQSSARFSLYDDRMMCNILSEEDDRSDKAIWNSVPFGMDLGDSDDKHSSTKFSTKNVTCF; encoded by the exons ATGAAAGCCATTGTATCAATTACATTGATCGTGCTGTTATATGGGATAAACTCAGTACCCATCAGTGCCATTAGAATATGTGCCAgcagaaaaaaaaataatgaaaattttctcttaaaaCAAAATACACCCAGTGTACCTGAAGATTTACTCAATGACAGTAATGTAATTCATACTGGA AAGgatgataatattaattttgaaaagTGTACTAATTTTTGCCATGCATTGTGGCAAGAAGAAAAGACTGCAAATGGAACcaaaattatcattttatctCAAG GTTGTTGGAAACAGTCTGGTGAACAAAAATGTGAAACAACAGAATGCATTGCCCTTCAACGTTCTACTAAAGCATTGaataatacaaaattttgtTGCTGTCATGGAGATTATTGTAATCTTAATATCAATAGTACTAATATCTTTTACTCTGAAAATAATGCACATAGTTCTATTCCTGCAGAAGATAATCAACCAA CAACTGAATATTTGGAACAATCAGATTCTGGGAAATGGATTGTTATTATAACAAGTGTTCTACTATGCATATTATTAGTAATATATATTGTAGCTATAATGGTATATCGTGTATATCATAGTAATATGATAGCAAGATTAGGAAAACCACTTTCCTATACAGATCAGTTTATGGATAGCACGGCACTAAGAACTGGTACTTATACAGTAGATCATTTGAAACTTACAACAATTGTAG GACAAGGACGCTATGGATCGGTATGGCAAGGCAGCATGGGAGATCAAGATGtcgctgtaaaaatatttccttCCCATTATCGTAATTATTTCCAAAATGAGAGAGATACTTATTGTCTTCCCTTTATGGAACACCCATCTCTTCTAAGTTATTATG GTGTTGATGAAAGAATCAGTATGGAAGGTAGTGTTGAATATCTTTTAGTACTTAGCTTTGCACCAGGTGGTACTTTAACAGATTTTTTAAGAACGCATACAATTGATTGGGCCACATTTTGCAAAATGGGTCTTTCTATGGTGAAAGGACTTGCTTACTTACACACTGATATACATAAAAGTG ATAAATTTAAGCCGTGCATTGCACACAGAGACATTAATTCGAGAAATATATTGATCAAAGCCGATGGTACTTGTTGTATATGCGATTTAGGATTAGCAGTTCAAATTTCTGGTTCTAAATATTATTCGAATGGAGAAGCACAACATGCCGAGATAAAATCAATCAACGAT GTCGGTACTTTGAGATATATGGCACCAGAAATATTAGAAGGGGCTGTAAATTTAAGAGATTGTGAAAGCTCTTTAAAACAAATAGATGTTTATGCAATGGGCTTAGTCTTATGGGAATTAGTTTCAAGGTGCTCAGATATTTACATATTAGGATCAGAAATACCTCCTTATAGACAACCATATGAGAAAGAAATTGGTCTTCATCCAACATTTGAACAAATGCAAGTTCTAGTTTCTCGTAATAAAGCAAGACCTTTATTGGAGGGTAATTTAGTGGACAGGCCCGGAGTACGTTTAATTAAGGAAACAATGGAAGATTGTTGGGATGCAGACGCAGAAGCTCGATTAACTGCTTTATGTATAGAAGAGCGTCTTTCGGAATTACAATCTCATCGAG TAACAATGCATTTCACCGATGGAAGTCCAATGGTAAACTCTCATTGTACTCTAGTGCCTTCAACCACAAACAGCCTTTATAGCGAATCTTCGTATCATGATAATGTTCACGTCACTCAACTTGCATCGCACGCAGTACAAGACAGTTCGAGTAACGAAGGTGGCATTGTTGAAAATTTGGTAACATTATCGCCTTCTGAAAGCATTGTCCATGAGCATAGCT ttAAAAATTCAAATGAAGTAGCAATATATAATCATACTCAAACACTTCAACCTTATCAAGGGCGAAACCCTTGTATGGAACGAAATTTAATGTTAcagtcagattcacttgaagaTTTAGGGTGCAATGGTAACGTGCTCGTTGATAAATCTATGAAACATGCGTGTAATGATCAGTACAGAATTGTATCAGAAGCACAAGGACTTGTTTCCCATGATTATTTGAGTCAACACACGACGCAATTGACCCAGCTAAGACCAGCTACACCTATACCATATGTTCAAAATGTTATTTCGGATGATGGTGCATCATCATATGGTAAAAGAAAACAGACAAACGTACACGAAGTTTGTCCACAAGATAGCCCCAGAAAAAAATTGTTTGGATGGTCAAATTTTAAGAAACTACTTGTTAATAAAAAGATGTATCCATATAATAAGTATCAAATAGATCGAGAGGATTCTAAATCTAACTTATTATCAAAACAGAACGTACAGATCAAAACTGTAGAGACTAATGTAACGATATCTCCAGCAGGGAAATATGTAAATGGTATTATTACAAAAACACCTACTTTTAGCCCTACGCTAGATAAGAATGATAAGAATGCTATACAAATCGGTAAACAGAAATTTGATAATGATAATACAAATACCCGACCATCTACCTTGCCCCTCGTAAatctaagaaataaaaaaagtgaAAATATCAGTAGACAAGAAAGCATTGATAAATTCAACGAAGTTTTTAACGTGGGGTCTAATGTAAACGTATTAAAGGATCCGCATATGAGAATAAAAACGCCGGGAGATTTGCCGCCTTCTGTAAGAAAAATACGTGGTCGTGGACAATCAAGTGCTAGATTTTCTCTTTATGATGACCGTATGATGTGCAATATTTTAAGCGAGGAAGACGACCGAAGTGATAAAGCTATTTGGAATTCAGTACCATTTGGCATGGATCTTGGCGACAGCGATGACAAACATTCGTCGACTAAATTTAGTACCAAAAATGTTACTTGCTTTTAA
- the LOC126919160 gene encoding bone morphogenetic protein receptor type-2 isoform X2, whose product MKAIVSITLIVLLYGINSVPISAIRICASRKKNNENFLLKQNTPSVPEDLLNDSNVIHTGKDDNINFEKCTNFCHALWQEEKTANGTKIIILSQGCWKQSGEQKCETTECIALQRSTKALNNTKFCCCHGDYCNLNINSTNIFYSENNAHSSIPAEDNQPTTEYLEQSDSGKWIVIITSVLLCILLVIYIVAIMVYRVYHSNMIARLGKPLSYTDQFMDSTALRTGTYTVDHLKLTTIVGQGRYGSVWQGSMGDQDVAVKIFPSHYRNYFQNERDTYCLPFMEHPSLLSYYGVDERISMEGSVEYLLVLSFAPGGTLTDFLRTHTIDWATFCKMGLSMVKGLAYLHTDIHKSDKFKPCIAHRDINSRNILIKADGTCCICDLGLAVQISGSKYYSNGEAQHAEIKSINDVGTLRYMAPEILEGAVNLRDCESSLKQIDVYAMGLVLWELVSRCSDIYILGSEIPPYRQPYEKEIGLHPTFEQMQVLVSRNKARPLLEGNLVDRPGVRLIKETMEDCWDADAEARLTALCIEERLSELQSHRVPSTTNSLYSESSYHDNVHVTQLASHAVQDSSSNEGGIVENLVTLSPSESIVHEHSFKNSNEVAIYNHTQTLQPYQGRNPCMERNLMLQSDSLEDLGCNGNVLVDKSMKHACNDQYRIVSEAQGLVSHDYLSQHTTQLTQLRPATPIPYVQNVISDDGASSYGKRKQTNVHEVCPQDSPRKKLFGWSNFKKLLVNKKMYPYNKYQIDREDSKSNLLSKQNVQIKTVETNVTISPAGKYVNGIITKTPTFSPTLDKNDKNAIQIGKQKFDNDNTNTRPSTLPLVNLRNKKSENISRQESIDKFNEVFNVGSNVNVLKDPHMRIKTPGDLPPSVRKIRGRGQSSARFSLYDDRMMCNILSEEDDRSDKAIWNSVPFGMDLGDSDDKHSSTKFSTKNVTCF is encoded by the exons ATGAAAGCCATTGTATCAATTACATTGATCGTGCTGTTATATGGGATAAACTCAGTACCCATCAGTGCCATTAGAATATGTGCCAgcagaaaaaaaaataatgaaaattttctcttaaaaCAAAATACACCCAGTGTACCTGAAGATTTACTCAATGACAGTAATGTAATTCATACTGGA AAGgatgataatattaattttgaaaagTGTACTAATTTTTGCCATGCATTGTGGCAAGAAGAAAAGACTGCAAATGGAACcaaaattatcattttatctCAAG GTTGTTGGAAACAGTCTGGTGAACAAAAATGTGAAACAACAGAATGCATTGCCCTTCAACGTTCTACTAAAGCATTGaataatacaaaattttgtTGCTGTCATGGAGATTATTGTAATCTTAATATCAATAGTACTAATATCTTTTACTCTGAAAATAATGCACATAGTTCTATTCCTGCAGAAGATAATCAACCAA CAACTGAATATTTGGAACAATCAGATTCTGGGAAATGGATTGTTATTATAACAAGTGTTCTACTATGCATATTATTAGTAATATATATTGTAGCTATAATGGTATATCGTGTATATCATAGTAATATGATAGCAAGATTAGGAAAACCACTTTCCTATACAGATCAGTTTATGGATAGCACGGCACTAAGAACTGGTACTTATACAGTAGATCATTTGAAACTTACAACAATTGTAG GACAAGGACGCTATGGATCGGTATGGCAAGGCAGCATGGGAGATCAAGATGtcgctgtaaaaatatttccttCCCATTATCGTAATTATTTCCAAAATGAGAGAGATACTTATTGTCTTCCCTTTATGGAACACCCATCTCTTCTAAGTTATTATG GTGTTGATGAAAGAATCAGTATGGAAGGTAGTGTTGAATATCTTTTAGTACTTAGCTTTGCACCAGGTGGTACTTTAACAGATTTTTTAAGAACGCATACAATTGATTGGGCCACATTTTGCAAAATGGGTCTTTCTATGGTGAAAGGACTTGCTTACTTACACACTGATATACATAAAAGTG ATAAATTTAAGCCGTGCATTGCACACAGAGACATTAATTCGAGAAATATATTGATCAAAGCCGATGGTACTTGTTGTATATGCGATTTAGGATTAGCAGTTCAAATTTCTGGTTCTAAATATTATTCGAATGGAGAAGCACAACATGCCGAGATAAAATCAATCAACGAT GTCGGTACTTTGAGATATATGGCACCAGAAATATTAGAAGGGGCTGTAAATTTAAGAGATTGTGAAAGCTCTTTAAAACAAATAGATGTTTATGCAATGGGCTTAGTCTTATGGGAATTAGTTTCAAGGTGCTCAGATATTTACATATTAGGATCAGAAATACCTCCTTATAGACAACCATATGAGAAAGAAATTGGTCTTCATCCAACATTTGAACAAATGCAAGTTCTAGTTTCTCGTAATAAAGCAAGACCTTTATTGGAGGGTAATTTAGTGGACAGGCCCGGAGTACGTTTAATTAAGGAAACAATGGAAGATTGTTGGGATGCAGACGCAGAAGCTCGATTAACTGCTTTATGTATAGAAGAGCGTCTTTCGGAATTACAATCTCATCGAG TGCCTTCAACCACAAACAGCCTTTATAGCGAATCTTCGTATCATGATAATGTTCACGTCACTCAACTTGCATCGCACGCAGTACAAGACAGTTCGAGTAACGAAGGTGGCATTGTTGAAAATTTGGTAACATTATCGCCTTCTGAAAGCATTGTCCATGAGCATAGCT ttAAAAATTCAAATGAAGTAGCAATATATAATCATACTCAAACACTTCAACCTTATCAAGGGCGAAACCCTTGTATGGAACGAAATTTAATGTTAcagtcagattcacttgaagaTTTAGGGTGCAATGGTAACGTGCTCGTTGATAAATCTATGAAACATGCGTGTAATGATCAGTACAGAATTGTATCAGAAGCACAAGGACTTGTTTCCCATGATTATTTGAGTCAACACACGACGCAATTGACCCAGCTAAGACCAGCTACACCTATACCATATGTTCAAAATGTTATTTCGGATGATGGTGCATCATCATATGGTAAAAGAAAACAGACAAACGTACACGAAGTTTGTCCACAAGATAGCCCCAGAAAAAAATTGTTTGGATGGTCAAATTTTAAGAAACTACTTGTTAATAAAAAGATGTATCCATATAATAAGTATCAAATAGATCGAGAGGATTCTAAATCTAACTTATTATCAAAACAGAACGTACAGATCAAAACTGTAGAGACTAATGTAACGATATCTCCAGCAGGGAAATATGTAAATGGTATTATTACAAAAACACCTACTTTTAGCCCTACGCTAGATAAGAATGATAAGAATGCTATACAAATCGGTAAACAGAAATTTGATAATGATAATACAAATACCCGACCATCTACCTTGCCCCTCGTAAatctaagaaataaaaaaagtgaAAATATCAGTAGACAAGAAAGCATTGATAAATTCAACGAAGTTTTTAACGTGGGGTCTAATGTAAACGTATTAAAGGATCCGCATATGAGAATAAAAACGCCGGGAGATTTGCCGCCTTCTGTAAGAAAAATACGTGGTCGTGGACAATCAAGTGCTAGATTTTCTCTTTATGATGACCGTATGATGTGCAATATTTTAAGCGAGGAAGACGACCGAAGTGATAAAGCTATTTGGAATTCAGTACCATTTGGCATGGATCTTGGCGACAGCGATGACAAACATTCGTCGACTAAATTTAGTACCAAAAATGTTACTTGCTTTTAA